The Sulfitobacter donghicola DSW-25 = KCTC 12864 = JCM 14565 genome has a segment encoding these proteins:
- a CDS encoding Hint domain-containing protein, which produces MGTGFRGTFVISWSQTEIDGLEAAPVQALSVGAAWAWRGDAVRVDGPSDVLRLDEADGAEELRKRAARMVHRLVGAAFEHEPGSRSINVVDENSPLMDNSFVVTDGGKSYSVTLIEVGGGSQPLLMFMNEMPPRNCDLWIVHHTLGTIGTTEATPQEAGVICFTPGTRIRTGDGTTLIEDLREGDLVQTKDNGLQPLRWIGKRRMSGARLFAMPRLRPIRISGGAFGFDRPDEDLLVSPEHRMLIKGAQAQSLFNTSEVLVTAKDLINGSTITVDMQLREVTYIHVLLEQHQVLWANELETESFHPASAAFSTLDQNDRQRLLAEMPELEYDPHTYGSYARRTLSASEAAILKHAA; this is translated from the coding sequence ATGGGAACGGGCTTTCGTGGCACGTTCGTCATCTCCTGGTCGCAAACAGAAATTGATGGTCTTGAGGCTGCACCTGTGCAGGCTCTGAGCGTAGGTGCCGCATGGGCATGGCGTGGAGACGCCGTGCGCGTGGATGGACCGTCAGATGTGTTGCGACTGGACGAGGCGGACGGGGCAGAAGAATTACGCAAACGGGCAGCACGCATGGTGCACCGCCTTGTTGGCGCGGCATTTGAACATGAGCCGGGATCACGTTCTATTAATGTTGTAGATGAAAACTCGCCTTTGATGGATAACAGCTTTGTTGTTACGGATGGCGGCAAAAGCTATAGCGTCACGTTGATCGAAGTGGGCGGCGGAAGCCAGCCTTTGCTGATGTTCATGAACGAGATGCCACCGCGCAATTGCGATCTGTGGATTGTGCACCATACGCTGGGAACAATCGGAACAACCGAGGCCACACCGCAAGAAGCAGGGGTTATTTGCTTTACGCCTGGAACACGCATTCGCACAGGTGACGGAACAACCTTGATCGAAGATCTTCGCGAAGGGGATTTGGTGCAAACCAAAGACAATGGGTTGCAGCCCCTGCGCTGGATCGGCAAACGCCGAATGTCTGGTGCGCGCCTGTTTGCGATGCCGCGGTTGCGCCCGATCCGTATTTCGGGCGGCGCATTCGGGTTCGATCGCCCTGATGAGGATTTGCTGGTCTCGCCCGAACATCGGATGCTCATCAAAGGTGCACAGGCCCAAAGCCTGTTCAACACATCCGAAGTTTTGGTGACGGCCAAGGATTTGATCAATGGCTCGACGATCACGGTCGATATGCAGCTACGGGAAGTGACCTATATTCACGTTCTTTTAGAGCAGCATCAGGTGCTGTGGGCCAATGAGCTGGAAACAGAAAGCTTCCACCCTGCTTCGGCGGCGTTTTCGACGCTGGATCAAAACGACCGCCAGCGGCTTTTGGCTGAGATGCCCGAGCTGGAATACGACCCCCACACCTACGGCAGCTATGCACGCCGGACTCTTTCAGCTTCCGAAGCAGCGATCCTCAAACACGCAGCCTGA
- a CDS encoding lipid A-modifier LpxR family protein, whose protein sequence is MFKRVTSAFAAFALSILVAIPSAHAEERTKLGYGRLMTNDYFGDGKDRWRTGSWTSSRIWGSGWDGRAPNAFGDLIELRLSSEIFAPDNLTRASAGDRPYAGALSIGAHTHFTWQGLDAAVGADLVVTGSDTGLGSFQRAVHKVLGVRQPSRVTLADQISNGVHPTVVGELGRDLALAPRLNIRPFIEGRAGAETMLRAGIDLTFGSMGQGELLVRESVTGHRYRVISNDENGGFSFLLGADIAHVEDSIYLPEDRGFVLTDSRDRLRAGVHWQGERASAFYGLTYLGEEFEAQKEGQVVGSIRINLSF, encoded by the coding sequence ATGTTCAAACGTGTCACTAGCGCTTTCGCAGCCTTTGCCCTTTCTATTTTGGTCGCAATCCCTTCAGCCCATGCTGAAGAACGGACAAAGCTGGGCTATGGCCGTTTGATGACCAACGACTACTTTGGCGATGGCAAAGACCGCTGGCGCACGGGGTCGTGGACCTCTTCGCGGATTTGGGGATCGGGGTGGGACGGCCGCGCGCCGAACGCCTTTGGAGACCTGATTGAACTACGTCTGTCCTCGGAAATTTTTGCCCCTGATAACCTGACCAGAGCATCAGCTGGCGATCGCCCTTATGCTGGCGCGTTGTCGATTGGCGCGCATACACATTTCACGTGGCAGGGATTGGATGCGGCTGTTGGTGCGGATTTGGTTGTGACTGGCAGTGATACAGGATTGGGGAGCTTCCAGCGCGCTGTCCACAAGGTACTGGGTGTGCGCCAACCTTCTCGGGTGACTTTGGCTGATCAAATCAGCAACGGCGTTCACCCAACAGTTGTTGGTGAGCTGGGGCGTGATCTGGCCCTTGCGCCGCGTTTAAACATCCGCCCCTTTATTGAAGGGCGAGCGGGCGCCGAGACAATGCTGCGCGCAGGGATCGACCTCACTTTCGGGTCTATGGGACAGGGTGAACTATTGGTCCGAGAAAGCGTGACAGGCCATCGCTATCGCGTGATTTCCAACGATGAAAACGGCGGGTTCTCCTTCCTTTTGGGGGCGGATATCGCCCATGTAGAAGATAGCATCTACCTCCCCGAAGATCGTGGTTTTGTGCTCACCGATAGTCGCGATCGCCTGCGGGCTGGCGTGCATTGGCAGGGCGAACGGGCCTCGGCCTTTTATGGTCTGACCTACCTTGGCGAAGAGTTCGAAGCCCAAAAAGAAGGTCAGGTTGTCGGGTCGATCCGGATCAACCTCAGCTTTTGA
- the eda gene encoding bifunctional 4-hydroxy-2-oxoglutarate aldolase/2-dehydro-3-deoxy-phosphogluconate aldolase, whose translation MQNDTAFIRELAGLAPIIPVLVVEDVAHAVPLAEALVRGGLPVLEVTLRTDAALDVIAAMATVEGARVGAGTLVTAQDVKASMEAGSTFGVTPGSPAALIDTCLEAGLPLLPGAATATEAMTLQARGFEVLKFFPAEAAGGIKTLKGLGGPLAGISFCPTGGVSAQNAADYLALPNVVCAGGSWIAPLDLVNAENWTEIEARARAAAALPRG comes from the coding sequence ATGCAAAACGACACTGCTTTTATCCGCGAGCTTGCAGGCCTCGCGCCGATCATCCCTGTTCTGGTCGTCGAAGACGTCGCCCATGCCGTGCCCCTAGCCGAAGCACTGGTGCGCGGCGGGTTGCCAGTATTGGAAGTCACCCTGCGCACAGATGCAGCGCTGGACGTGATCGCGGCAATGGCCACGGTTGAGGGCGCGCGCGTAGGTGCGGGAACATTGGTCACAGCCCAAGACGTCAAAGCGTCAATGGAGGCGGGATCAACATTCGGGGTCACACCTGGTTCCCCAGCCGCCTTGATTGATACCTGCCTAGAAGCAGGATTGCCGCTGCTCCCCGGCGCGGCCACCGCAACCGAGGCGATGACCCTTCAGGCGCGTGGTTTTGAGGTGTTGAAATTCTTCCCTGCCGAAGCAGCAGGCGGGATCAAAACGCTAAAAGGTTTGGGCGGCCCATTGGCGGGCATTTCGTTCTGTCCAACAGGTGGGGTTAGCGCGCAAAACGCTGCCGATTACCTTGCGTTGCCAAACGTTGTTTGCGCTGGCGGCAGTTGGATCGCGCCACTGGATCTGGTGAACGCAGAAAACTGGACCGAAATCGAAGCGCGCGCGCGCGCAGCGGCTGCTTTGCCACGCGGCTAA
- the edd gene encoding phosphogluconate dehydratase, whose translation MALHSDLTKITDRIVERSAPTRSAYLARMEAACRKGPSRGHLSCSGQAHAFAAAGPDQDALATGQAGNLGIVTAYNDMLSAHQPYERYPQLIRDAVRANGGTAQVAGGVPAMCDGVTQGEAGMELSLFSRDLIAMATGVALSHNTFDAAVFLGVCDKIVPGLVIGAQVFGHLPAVFIPAGPMTSGLQNDEKAKVRQQFAAGECGRDALMAAEMAAYHGPGTCTFYGTANTNQMLMEFMGLHLPASSFINPGAEIRDALTVEAAHRALGMSDLSENYTPVCDILSEKAFVNGMVGLMATGGSTNLLIHLVAMARAGGIILDWQDFSEISDIVPLLARVYPNGLADVNHFHAAGGLGYMIGQLLDAGMLHPDTKTVAGEGLHHYTQEPVMENGALEWRAGTKESLNEGILRPASNPFATSGGLKRLAGNLGTSVIKVSAVDPAHHIIEAPVRVFHGQEEVKAAFKAGEFTSDVIVVVRFQGPKANGMPELHSLTPMLGILQGRGHKVALVTDGRMSGASGKVPAAIHVSPEALDGGAIAYLQDGDVLRLDATQGTLEILTEGVMQRVAATADMTDNQFGTGRELFAPFRNAVGSADTGATVFGS comes from the coding sequence ATGGCTTTGCATTCAGACCTCACCAAAATTACGGATCGTATCGTTGAACGCAGCGCCCCAACGCGTAGCGCTTATCTGGCGCGCATGGAAGCGGCATGCCGAAAAGGACCATCGCGCGGGCATCTTTCCTGTAGCGGTCAAGCGCATGCCTTTGCGGCGGCTGGGCCAGATCAAGACGCGCTTGCAACGGGGCAGGCGGGTAACTTGGGCATTGTCACGGCCTATAACGATATGCTGTCCGCCCATCAGCCTTATGAACGTTACCCCCAGTTGATCCGCGATGCCGTGCGGGCAAACGGTGGCACGGCACAGGTTGCGGGCGGTGTGCCAGCTATGTGTGACGGGGTCACGCAGGGCGAGGCGGGCATGGAGCTGAGCCTGTTTTCCCGTGATCTGATCGCAATGGCGACGGGTGTCGCCCTGAGCCATAACACGTTTGATGCGGCTGTATTCTTGGGCGTATGTGATAAAATCGTTCCGGGTTTGGTGATTGGGGCACAGGTGTTTGGGCATTTGCCCGCCGTGTTCATCCCTGCGGGACCGATGACAAGCGGCCTGCAAAACGATGAAAAGGCGAAGGTGCGTCAGCAATTTGCCGCTGGTGAATGCGGTCGCGACGCCCTGATGGCCGCCGAAATGGCCGCCTATCACGGCCCGGGAACCTGTACGTTTTACGGCACGGCAAACACCAACCAGATGCTGATGGAATTCATGGGGCTTCATCTGCCGGCCTCCAGCTTTATCAATCCAGGTGCCGAAATCCGTGATGCTTTGACGGTTGAGGCAGCCCACCGCGCCCTTGGCATGAGCGACCTGAGCGAAAACTACACGCCAGTTTGTGACATTCTCAGCGAAAAGGCTTTTGTTAACGGGATGGTTGGCCTGATGGCAACGGGAGGATCGACCAACCTGTTGATCCATTTGGTCGCAATGGCGCGCGCGGGCGGGATCATTCTGGACTGGCAGGATTTCTCGGAAATCTCCGACATCGTTCCGCTGCTTGCGCGGGTATATCCAAACGGTTTGGCAGATGTGAATCACTTCCACGCCGCGGGCGGGCTGGGCTATATGATTGGCCAGTTGCTTGACGCAGGCATGCTGCACCCCGATACCAAAACCGTCGCGGGGGAGGGGCTTCACCATTACACCCAAGAACCTGTGATGGAAAACGGCGCGCTTGAATGGCGCGCAGGCACAAAAGAAAGCCTAAACGAAGGCATCCTGCGCCCCGCGTCAAACCCGTTTGCCACCTCTGGCGGTCTGAAACGTTTGGCGGGCAACTTGGGCACCAGCGTCATCAAAGTATCCGCAGTCGATCCTGCACATCACATCATCGAAGCGCCCGTGCGTGTCTTCCATGGTCAGGAAGAGGTGAAAGCCGCCTTTAAAGCGGGTGAATTCACCAGTGACGTCATCGTGGTCGTGCGCTTTCAAGGGCCAAAGGCAAACGGCATGCCCGAGCTGCACAGCCTGACGCCGATGCTGGGTATCCTGCAAGGGCGGGGCCACAAGGTTGCCTTGGTAACGGATGGGCGCATGTCTGGCGCCTCTGGCAAAGTGCCCGCCGCGATCCATGTCAGCCCCGAAGCGCTGGATGGCGGGGCCATTGCCTATCTACAGGATGGTGATGTTCTGAGGCTGGATGCCACGCAGGGAACACTGGAAATTCTGACCGAAGGTGTGATGCAACGGGTAGCCGCCACCGCGGATATGACAGATAACCAATTTGGAACAGGGAGGGAGTTGTTCGCTCCTTTCCGCAATGCCGTCGGTTCAGCCGATACAGGCGCCACAGTTTTTGGGAGCTAA
- a CDS encoding alpha/beta hydrolase family protein, whose protein sequence is MFTLRNFAKKATVFTAAALTLAAGYYTSRPAYEGNVGITYSSAFAPARNEEVDFNIWYPAKKGGRQVTVGGNGVFYGSPAGRNAPHDGARHPVVLISHGAGGNAGQFGWIASALAEQGYVVVLPNHPGTTTGNASAKAAVRVWERPKDVSAVLDHLVQNPQDYPYMDTDRIAALGFSAGGYTAMALSGARVDPDLLQRFCDESDHGMSDCAFLAHYGIDLHSFDLSPAAQDLSDARVDAAVIIDPGIVSTLTESSLADIDIPMMVINLGSEGEIPAGVYAKDAARMIERASYATVQDANHFSFLAQCKERGAQILEKEGEPDALCHDSGDRSRAEIHQELTAMIVANLQSNL, encoded by the coding sequence ATGTTCACCCTGCGAAATTTTGCCAAAAAAGCCACTGTCTTTACAGCGGCGGCCCTAACCCTCGCGGCGGGATATTACACAAGCCGCCCCGCATATGAAGGTAATGTTGGCATTACCTATAGCTCGGCCTTTGCCCCTGCGCGAAACGAGGAAGTTGATTTCAATATCTGGTATCCCGCTAAAAAGGGCGGGCGACAGGTTACCGTTGGCGGCAATGGCGTTTTTTATGGCAGCCCAGCGGGGCGAAACGCGCCGCATGACGGTGCGCGCCATCCCGTTGTTCTGATTTCACATGGGGCAGGCGGCAATGCTGGGCAATTTGGCTGGATCGCTTCGGCGTTGGCCGAACAAGGGTATGTTGTTGTATTGCCCAACCATCCCGGAACCACCACCGGCAATGCCTCGGCCAAGGCTGCCGTGCGTGTTTGGGAACGCCCAAAGGATGTTTCTGCTGTCTTGGATCACCTTGTCCAAAATCCGCAGGATTATCCTTACATGGATACTGATCGGATTGCGGCTTTGGGCTTTTCGGCGGGGGGGTATACTGCGATGGCCTTGTCAGGTGCGCGGGTTGATCCCGATCTGTTGCAGCGGTTTTGTGATGAAAGCGATCACGGCATGTCTGACTGTGCTTTCCTTGCGCATTACGGGATTGATTTACACAGTTTTGATCTATCGCCTGCCGCGCAGGATCTGTCGGATGCGCGTGTTGATGCAGCGGTTATCATTGACCCGGGTATCGTAAGCACACTGACCGAAAGCAGCTTGGCTGACATCGATATCCCGATGATGGTGATCAATTTAGGATCCGAAGGAGAAATCCCAGCGGGCGTATATGCAAAAGACGCCGCCCGCATGATCGAACGGGCAAGCTATGCAACTGTTCAGGATGCCAACCACTTTAGTTTTCTCGCCCAATGCAAAGAGCGCGGCGCGCAGATACTGGAGAAAGAAGGGGAACCCGATGCGCTTTGTCATGATAGCGGGGATCGCTCTAGGGCGGAGATCCATCAGGAGCTGACAGCGATGATTGTCGCAAATCTTCAAAGCAATCTTTAG
- a CDS encoding helix-turn-helix domain-containing protein, which produces MPSLPIPMISALVLGFMFIRILVVDRRIGPLAVLLALCALQGLIISLAQHYMVAGAFFVQPITASMIPPMAWVAFQSTAVRKLEVRDALHLLVPLGMIAVMLGRPFLLDTFLPALFVGYGGMIVWSAMQGADALPRMRLETGEVPGIIWQVIGWTFVASALSDALIVVAQVMGAGYLQPWIVSIYSTGTLVLIGVLTLSGALDNSTSEAEEETTVARKADAQDMQVMEQLERYMQTAKPFLNPDLTMTQLSRRIQVPVKQLSGAINRVTGENVSRYINAARIAAAQKALLAGDTVTAAMFGSGFNTKSNFNREFLRISGVSPSEWLNSQKPK; this is translated from the coding sequence ATGCCCAGCCTTCCTATCCCCATGATCAGCGCGCTTGTTTTGGGGTTTATGTTCATTAGAATTTTGGTGGTTGATCGCCGGATCGGCCCTTTGGCGGTGCTGCTGGCGCTTTGCGCTTTGCAGGGGCTGATCATATCACTTGCCCAGCATTACATGGTTGCGGGGGCGTTTTTCGTTCAACCCATCACCGCCAGCATGATCCCCCCCATGGCATGGGTGGCGTTCCAATCAACAGCGGTTCGCAAGCTGGAAGTTCGGGATGCTCTTCATCTGCTCGTCCCGCTGGGAATGATTGCGGTGATGTTGGGCCGCCCCTTTCTGCTGGATACATTCTTGCCTGCATTATTTGTCGGCTATGGCGGCATGATTGTCTGGAGCGCGATGCAAGGGGCCGATGCTTTGCCGCGCATGCGGTTGGAAACTGGCGAAGTGCCGGGGATCATTTGGCAGGTCATTGGTTGGACCTTTGTCGCCTCGGCGCTCAGTGATGCGCTTATTGTTGTGGCGCAGGTTATGGGTGCGGGCTATCTGCAGCCGTGGATTGTGAGCATTTATTCAACCGGAACGCTGGTGCTGATCGGGGTTCTGACATTGTCTGGCGCCCTAGATAACAGCACAAGCGAAGCCGAGGAGGAAACCACCGTTGCCCGCAAGGCTGACGCTCAGGATATGCAGGTGATGGAGCAGTTGGAACGTTACATGCAAACGGCAAAGCCCTTTCTTAACCCCGATCTAACCATGACCCAGCTTTCGCGCCGCATTCAGGTGCCGGTCAAACAACTCTCGGGGGCGATCAACCGTGTAACGGGTGAAAACGTCTCGCGATACATAAACGCCGCCAGAATTGCCGCAGCGCAAAAGGCCCTGCTGGCGGGGGATACTGTAACCGCAGCCATGTTCGGCTCAGGCTTTAATACAAAATCCAACTTTAACCGTGAATTCCTGCGAATTTCCGGTGTTAGCCCTAGTGAATGGTTGAATTCCCAAAAACCTAAATAG
- a CDS encoding alpha/beta hydrolase family protein gives MNLVTKSALAFAISASALFAEPSGLRNLTLHAPHHGRDLKGVIHYPATASGTVEKYADNPVFVGMEVAKDAGIAEGQFPLVLLSHGLGGHARSLGWLATDLAQNGAIVIAVNHPNSTWGDFDLAAGLDHWTRPQDLSLALDHILADPDFSGKIDMSRIMAAGFSYGGWTALSLGGIRGHHAAYVDHCKTYGAASSHCADLLKNNVTLASAAAQEWDALYKDARVTAAFAVDPGIIWGMGAEQVADLTPEVTLVSLGAGENRLLATDFDLAKLPEALPHAEVISIPSAAHFSMMPICKPIGEALLLEEGDDPVCTDPEGADRAAAHQIVLKALHAKLGL, from the coding sequence ATGAACCTTGTCACGAAATCCGCCCTCGCATTTGCTATATCCGCCAGCGCCCTCTTCGCCGAGCCTTCAGGCCTTAGGAACCTTACCCTGCACGCCCCGCACCATGGCCGCGACCTAAAGGGGGTCATCCATTACCCTGCAACCGCCAGCGGCACAGTTGAAAAATACGCGGATAACCCCGTTTTTGTCGGCATGGAGGTCGCCAAAGATGCAGGTATCGCCGAAGGTCAGTTCCCTCTTGTTCTACTGAGCCATGGGTTGGGGGGGCATGCGCGTTCCCTTGGGTGGTTAGCCACCGATCTGGCCCAAAACGGCGCGATTGTGATTGCTGTAAACCACCCCAATTCCACTTGGGGGGATTTTGACCTCGCTGCGGGATTGGATCACTGGACCAGACCCCAAGACCTATCTCTGGCGCTGGATCATATCCTTGCCGATCCCGACTTTAGCGGCAAGATCGATATGTCGCGGATTATGGCGGCTGGATTTTCCTACGGCGGTTGGACGGCTTTGTCCCTTGGCGGGATCCGTGGCCATCACGCCGCTTATGTTGATCACTGCAAGACATACGGCGCGGCCTCTAGCCATTGTGCAGACCTGTTGAAGAATAATGTCACTTTAGCTTCCGCTGCGGCCCAAGAATGGGACGCGCTTTATAAAGACGCGCGCGTTACCGCCGCCTTTGCTGTCGATCCAGGGATCATTTGGGGCATGGGCGCAGAACAGGTCGCTGATTTGACCCCAGAGGTGACATTGGTTTCGCTGGGCGCGGGTGAAAACAGGCTGCTCGCAACCGATTTCGATTTGGCAAAGCTGCCAGAAGCGCTTCCCCATGCTGAGGTTATTTCAATTCCATCAGCGGCCCATTTTTCGATGATGCCAATCTGTAAACCCATTGGCGAGGCCTTGCTTTTGGAAGAAGGCGATGATCCGGTCTGCACCGATCCAGAGGGAGCCGACCGCGCCGCAGCGCATCAAATCGTGCTCAAGGCGTTGCATGCGAAACTAGGGCTTTGA
- a CDS encoding methyltransferase family protein yields MKGFPDLPPIWWMGSIAVIYLGKWVLPGLHFDGAILTGLSWLTLIGALIVIAWSAIWFFRKKTPIEPHHTPKTLIVEGPYRLSRNPIYLALVILTVSSALGHGSILGLIAAAALWKLLDQRFAAPEEALLRETFADEAEAYLAKTKRWI; encoded by the coding sequence ATGAAGGGATTTCCCGATTTGCCACCGATTTGGTGGATGGGCAGTATTGCGGTGATCTATCTGGGTAAATGGGTGCTGCCGGGGCTCCATTTTGACGGGGCGATCCTGACGGGTCTGTCTTGGCTGACCCTCATCGGCGCGTTGATCGTGATTGCATGGTCTGCCATCTGGTTCTTTCGCAAAAAGACCCCGATCGAACCCCATCACACGCCCAAGACCTTGATCGTTGAAGGGCCTTACCGTTTGTCCCGCAATCCGATCTACCTTGCCCTTGTTATTCTGACGGTGTCATCGGCGCTGGGCCATGGGTCGATCCTTGGGTTGATCGCGGCAGCCGCCTTGTGGAAACTGCTGGACCAGCGTTTTGCCGCGCCAGAGGAGGCGCTGCTGCGCGAGACCTTTGCAGATGAGGCAGAGGCCTATCTGGCAAAAACCAAACGTTGGATTTGA
- a CDS encoding antibiotic biosynthesis monooxygenase family protein, with the protein MNRFTVPIENAEAFEDLWLKRDSHLKEMEGFVEFHMLKGAEVDGQILYASHTVWASEEAFRGWTKSDAFRNSHKGAKTTEKLFVGTPVFEGFSAIQKIS; encoded by the coding sequence ATGAACCGCTTTACTGTCCCCATCGAAAACGCCGAGGCATTTGAAGATCTTTGGCTAAAACGCGACAGCCATTTGAAAGAGATGGAGGGGTTTGTCGAGTTCCACATGCTCAAAGGCGCGGAAGTGGATGGCCAAATCCTCTATGCGTCCCATACCGTCTGGGCCTCAGAAGAGGCCTTTCGCGGCTGGACAAAAAGCGACGCCTTTCGCAACTCTCATAAGGGCGCAAAGACCACTGAAAAGTTGTTTGTCGGCACGCCCGTCTTTGAAGGGTTTTCCGCGATCCAAAAGATATCTTAA
- a CDS encoding GlxA family transcriptional regulator translates to MTTEPQDIDQTLGFEVFVQRGFNEDELTAVTSTLRIANNIVGYERFSCRIISDMPGLVTSKGAVLVRAEPAIEDYGLADILIVLGGAKVDRGGWNRRLRSMQRKKRTTVLLSDAATAFIRAKTSQQGKVTTHWRDIALLKEQGYYPTLTTRLAEHSDGVTTAAGGAATVELIIGLITSHLEPIEIAELGNRLLLPAIRHSDAEQPRDIADNAGLFDARVTQAIKLMETNMEEPLAMTELTRRVGLSTRHVERVFREVFDETPARFYKRLRVRRARAMIEDTLIPLIDVAVATGFCSHNALSRAVRDEYGSTPSKMRARKEIKLIKHNS, encoded by the coding sequence TTGACCACAGAACCGCAAGACATAGACCAAACCCTTGGTTTTGAGGTTTTTGTCCAACGCGGCTTTAACGAAGATGAGCTGACGGCTGTTACCTCTACCTTGCGCATCGCCAACAATATCGTTGGGTATGAACGGTTTTCTTGTCGCATCATCAGCGACATGCCGGGCCTTGTGACCAGCAAGGGCGCGGTTCTGGTCCGTGCCGAACCCGCGATTGAGGATTACGGGCTTGCCGATATTCTGATCGTTCTGGGCGGCGCAAAAGTAGACCGCGGCGGGTGGAACCGCCGACTGCGCTCTATGCAACGGAAAAAACGCACCACCGTCCTGCTGAGCGACGCTGCAACAGCGTTTATTCGCGCAAAAACAAGCCAGCAAGGAAAAGTAACCACCCATTGGCGCGACATCGCCTTGCTAAAAGAGCAGGGGTATTACCCCACCCTTACAACCCGCTTGGCCGAACACAGCGATGGGGTGACCACAGCCGCCGGAGGCGCTGCCACGGTCGAGCTGATCATCGGGTTGATTACATCGCATCTGGAGCCGATCGAGATTGCCGAGCTGGGTAATCGGTTGTTGTTACCCGCCATTCGGCACAGCGATGCGGAGCAGCCGCGCGATATTGCGGATAACGCAGGTTTGTTTGACGCCCGTGTGACCCAAGCCATCAAATTGATGGAAACCAACATGGAAGAGCCGCTCGCGATGACCGAGCTTACCCGCCGTGTTGGGCTATCGACACGTCATGTCGAGCGCGTGTTTCGCGAAGTGTTCGATGAAACGCCCGCGCGGTTTTACAAGCGCCTCAGAGTGCGCCGCGCCCGTGCGATGATCGAAGATACGCTGATCCCGCTCATTGATGTGGCTGTGGCCACGGGGTTTTGCTCACATAATGCGCTCAGCAGGGCGGTGCGGGATGAATACGGTAGCACCCCATCAAAGATGCGTGCGCGAAAAGAGATCAAGCTGATCAAACACAACAGCTAA
- a CDS encoding nickel/cobalt transporter, which translates to MRRTIIGALALAVGVLVWLWLSGGFNQIAVWAAGEQREFQNGIARTLRALRGGEAGAYLLLLGSCFAYGFFHAIGPGHGKLLVGGYGVAREVPMLRLSLIAFASSIGQAITAIVLAYGGLWLLGLTRDRMVGTAEDWLAPFSYALIAAIGGWLVVRGLRRIRRNHSTQNHGAPDHAHQGDDDVCSSCGHRHGPSLEEAEQVGGLREALILIAGIAIRPCTGALFVLIITWQMGIPWAGISGALVMALGTASVTIAVGIAASGFRGGVLRSLAQAGTITWIMPMLEVTAGLVVIALSCALLIRVL; encoded by the coding sequence ATGCGACGTACAATAATCGGCGCTTTGGCGCTGGCCGTCGGGGTTCTTGTCTGGCTTTGGTTGAGCGGCGGGTTTAACCAGATTGCTGTTTGGGCCGCGGGTGAGCAGCGAGAATTTCAAAACGGCATCGCGCGGACGCTACGGGCCCTGCGCGGCGGCGAGGCTGGGGCCTATCTGCTGCTGCTGGGTAGTTGTTTTGCCTACGGTTTCTTTCACGCGATAGGGCCGGGGCATGGTAAGTTGCTGGTTGGCGGATACGGTGTGGCCCGCGAGGTGCCGATGCTGCGCCTTTCGTTGATCGCTTTTGCCTCAAGCATCGGACAGGCGATCACCGCCATTGTTTTGGCTTATGGCGGACTGTGGTTGCTGGGATTAACGCGGGATCGCATGGTGGGCACCGCCGAAGATTGGCTGGCTCCGTTTAGCTATGCGCTGATTGCTGCAATTGGGGGGTGGCTGGTTGTGCGTGGCTTGCGGCGCATCCGGCGAAATCACTCGACCCAAAACCATGGCGCGCCCGATCATGCCCACCAAGGGGACGACGATGTATGCAGTAGCTGCGGACATCGCCATGGGCCGTCACTGGAAGAAGCGGAACAAGTTGGCGGTCTGCGAGAGGCGCTAATCCTGATTGCCGGTATCGCGATCCGCCCCTGCACTGGCGCGTTATTTGTTTTAATCATCACATGGCAAATGGGCATTCCTTGGGCGGGGATCAGCGGCGCATTGGTGATGGCCCTTGGGACGGCCTCGGTGACGATAGCCGTCGGCATCGCGGCAAGCGGTTTCAGGGGCGGGGTATTGCGCAGCCTTGCGCAGGCGGGAACCATTACATGGATCATGCCCATGCTTGAGGTCACTGCAGGGCTTGTCGTTATCGCCTTGTCATGCGCCTTGCTGATCCGCGTATTGTAA